Proteins from a genomic interval of Parachlamydia acanthamoebae:
- a CDS encoding DUF6790 family protein, which translates to MSIILILFAASFLGFFLHLALSKEERTLGEKAELFLLYQIVFNVGLISFLSFYGFIFLPELVAEKLGWPTCPFQHEMGNVNLAFGVLGILAIWLRGNFWTAIVIGVSIWLLGDAVGHVVDMVQNNNYAEGNVGIPLYTDIAIPVVLLIAFYFWKKYQPGTNQ; encoded by the coding sequence ATGAGCATTATTCTTATCCTATTTGCAGCCAGCTTCTTAGGTTTTTTTCTGCATTTGGCGCTCAGTAAGGAAGAGCGTACACTAGGAGAAAAAGCCGAGCTCTTCCTCCTTTACCAAATTGTATTTAACGTCGGCTTAATTAGTTTTTTATCATTTTATGGATTTATTTTTCTCCCAGAGCTTGTTGCGGAAAAATTAGGGTGGCCAACCTGTCCTTTCCAACATGAGATGGGAAATGTCAACCTAGCCTTCGGTGTTTTGGGGATTTTGGCCATTTGGCTTCGGGGTAACTTCTGGACAGCTATTGTGATTGGAGTATCTATTTGGCTCTTAGGAGATGCAGTTGGGCATGTAGTGGATATGGTACAAAATAATAACTACGCTGAAGGAAATGTCGGTATTCCGCTTTACACCGATATTGCCATTCCTGTGGTTCTTTTAATTGCTTTCTACTTTTGGAAGAAATACCAACCAGGAACAAATCAATGA
- a CDS encoding FAD-binding protein: MTLSYKTRIQHDADVEKIRERFLELRESPHDPTMRQAQPSHMMRSSNLYRKWRQELGLDVLSHVIEIDPIQMKVIVEPQVSMDELSRLTLEKKCMVPVIPEFKGITVGGAINGTALESSSHLHGLFHDICLAYHILIGNGEIIRVSATEHPDLFHGISGSFGSLAILLLVELRLIRAASHIELTYHPCENIQRSLARIQDLHEQAHPPEFLEGIVFSKDQIVVIEGRWCQNDQLPLLNLSLPWSPWYYSHVRKACFEQAIKAEKITTFDYLFRHDCGAFWMAAYGLHWELLTRYYLEGRLGLSDLSYKTFGSLEFEKFSALKDPSFIQRFLLNWQLSSQKLYNMFHATKSRWFENRFIIQDYFIPLDHTETFVEFIMEKVGIFPLWLCPIKSTTHPQILAPHWGNGMYVDVGVYGMPKHTASLKTIHTELNQLMQHLDGRKMLYSFCGYTEEEFWSIYKKTPYLDLRQRYYASDVWPSIEEKVLNTFP; encoded by the coding sequence ATGACATTGTCTTACAAGACACGCATTCAACATGATGCGGATGTAGAAAAGATTCGCGAACGCTTTCTTGAGCTTCGCGAGTCTCCTCATGATCCAACGATGAGGCAAGCACAGCCTTCGCATATGATGCGAAGTTCAAATCTCTATCGAAAATGGAGACAAGAACTTGGCTTAGATGTCCTTTCTCATGTGATTGAAATTGATCCCATTCAAATGAAAGTGATTGTTGAACCACAAGTCTCGATGGATGAATTGAGTCGGTTAACTTTGGAAAAAAAATGCATGGTTCCTGTTATCCCAGAATTCAAGGGAATCACTGTAGGGGGAGCGATCAATGGGACAGCTCTTGAAAGTAGCTCGCATCTCCATGGACTATTCCATGATATTTGCTTGGCTTATCATATTTTGATTGGAAATGGGGAAATTATCCGTGTTTCGGCAACTGAGCATCCTGATTTATTCCATGGCATTTCTGGTTCATTTGGTTCCCTCGCGATTCTACTTCTGGTAGAGCTTAGATTAATCCGGGCGGCATCACATATTGAATTAACTTACCATCCTTGCGAAAACATTCAGAGAAGCCTTGCGCGTATTCAAGATTTGCACGAACAAGCACATCCGCCCGAATTTCTTGAAGGGATTGTTTTTTCAAAAGATCAAATAGTTGTAATTGAAGGGCGGTGGTGTCAAAACGATCAATTACCCCTTTTAAATTTATCTCTTCCCTGGAGTCCCTGGTATTATTCACATGTGCGTAAAGCCTGCTTTGAGCAAGCAATAAAAGCCGAAAAAATCACCACATTTGACTACCTTTTTAGGCATGATTGTGGGGCTTTTTGGATGGCAGCTTATGGCTTGCATTGGGAGCTACTTACGCGATATTACTTGGAGGGGCGTTTAGGATTATCAGACCTTAGTTACAAAACTTTTGGTTCTTTAGAGTTTGAAAAGTTTTCTGCTCTAAAAGATCCCAGCTTTATCCAGCGCTTCTTATTGAATTGGCAACTATCTAGCCAAAAGCTTTACAATATGTTTCATGCAACAAAGTCTAGGTGGTTTGAGAATCGTTTTATCATCCAAGATTATTTTATTCCCCTAGACCATACTGAAACGTTTGTTGAATTTATTATGGAGAAGGTTGGTATTTTTCCTTTATGGCTATGTCCGATTAAATCTACAACCCATCCCCAAATTTTAGCACCCCATTGGGGAAATGGAATGTATGTAGATGTAGGTGTCTATGGGATGCCAAAGCATACAGCTTCCTTAAAGACGATCCACACAGAATTGAATCAATTGATGCAACACCTGGATGGCCGCAAAATGCTTTACAGTTTTTGCGGCTATACAGAAGAAGAGTTTTGGAGTATTTACAAAAAGACTCCTTATCTTGATTTAAGACAGCGCTACTACGCCTCAGATGTTTGGCCATCGATTGAAGAAAAGGTTCTCAATACTTTTCCATAA